The DNA sequence GCGCCATCACGCTCAACATCCCCCTAGAGAAAGGCGACGTCGTCGTCGTCCCCAAAACGTTCATCACTAACCTCAACGAATTCCTCACCGATATATCGCCGTCGCTGTCGGCGTACCTGCGCGTAAACTCGGTATACCGTACGACGTGGGAGCGTTAGCGAGCACGGCCTTGTTTACCGATAAAATAAAAGAGACCGTAGACGACGCCGGCAGCGTCGTCGTTCTTACGGGCGCCGGCGTGTCGGCGGAGTCGGGCGTCCCCACCTTCCGCGGCGAGGACGGCCTGTGGCGCAACTTCCGCGCCGAAGAGCTCGCGACGCCGGGCGCGTTCGCCCGCGACCCCAAGCTGGTGTGGGAGTGGTACCAGTGGCGCCGGGAGCTGGTCGCGGCCTGCAAGCCCAACCCGGCCCACGAGTTCATCGCACGGCTGGAGCGCGAGCACCGCGGCGACTTCCTCCTGGTGACGCAGAACGTCGACGGCCTGCACCGTCTCGCCGGCTCGAGCAAGTTGCTCGAGGTCCACGGCGACATCTGGCGGGTGCGCTGCACCTCCTGCGGCTCGAGCCGCGAGGACCGCACGCTACCCTTCCCGGAGTTGCCGCCCAAGT is a window from the bacterium genome containing:
- a CDS encoding NAD-dependent deacylase, with translation MFTDKIKETVDDAGSVVVLTGAGVSAESGVPTFRGEDGLWRNFRAEELATPGAFARDPKLVWEWYQWRRELVAACKPNPAHEFIARLEREHRGDFLLVTQNVDGLHRLAGSSKLLEVHGDIWRVRCTSCGSSREDRTLPFPELPPKCDECGGLLRPGVVWFGEALPEEAIGRAFAAANSCDLMLVVGTSAVVYPVAYLPQLAKRAGAYVVEVNPTETPLTALADESRRGKAGEVLKNLLKP